A portion of the Bacillus oleivorans genome contains these proteins:
- a CDS encoding SRPBCC family protein has protein sequence MALDPVPVVKTEMLVRKPAEDVFEAFVNPEITTKFWFTKSSGRLEPGKKVKWEWEMYGVSGEILVKEIMPNKRILIQYADDGTEVEWVFTPRTGNETFVTITHSGFTGKDEDIVNYAIDSMGGYTMVLCGVKAFLEHNILLNLVADKAPDAHVRR, from the coding sequence ATGGCCTTGGATCCTGTACCAGTTGTGAAAACAGAAATGCTAGTTAGAAAACCAGCAGAAGATGTATTTGAAGCTTTCGTTAATCCGGAAATCACTACAAAATTTTGGTTTACCAAAAGCAGCGGAAGATTAGAACCAGGAAAAAAAGTGAAATGGGAGTGGGAGATGTACGGGGTTTCTGGTGAGATTCTCGTAAAAGAAATCATGCCCAATAAACGCATTCTTATTCAATATGCAGACGACGGAACCGAGGTTGAATGGGTCTTTACGCCACGAACAGGGAACGAAACATTTGTCACCATTACTCACTCGGGGTTTACCGGCAAAGATGAGGATATTGTTAATTATGCGATTGACTCAATGGGAGGATACACCATGGTTCTTTGTGGGGTAAAAGCGTTTCTTGAACATAATATTCTCTTAAACCTTGTTGCTGATAAGGCTCCTGACGCACACGTTAGACGTTAA
- a CDS encoding PspC domain-containing protein, with product MRKKRLTKSSKDQKISGVIAGIADYFDIDPAITRIGFIVLTLATVVLPCVIGYVLAAWVLPYEKEV from the coding sequence ATGAGAAAAAAACGACTAACCAAATCATCGAAAGACCAGAAAATAAGTGGGGTAATAGCAGGAATTGCTGACTATTTTGATATTGATCCAGCGATTACGAGGATTGGATTTATCGTACTAACGTTAGCTACCGTTGTATTACCTTGTGTAATCGGGTATGTCCTCGCAGCTTGGGTATTGCCATACGAAAAAGAAGTATAA
- the galE gene encoding UDP-glucose 4-epimerase GalE, whose translation MSILVVGGAGYIGSHAVYKLIEKNERVVVIDNLSTGHKNAIHPKAVFYQGDIRDKVFLEKVFQQEKIVGVLHFAALSLVGESMSAPLPYFYNNVYGTQILLDVMKEFYVRNLVFSSSAAIYGEPSLIPITEDALPLPANPYGESKLAVEKLLKWCDHAYGIRFVALRYFNVAGAHASGEIGEAHDPETHLIPLVLEVALGKRKYISIFGDDYSTKDGTCIRDYIHVDDLVDAHLLALKYLMQGGKSDSFNIGSDQGFSVLDIIKAAQRITKHPIPSKITERRQGDPGCLIASSEKAKSILGWKPVRTSVETMIKDAWRWHHRHPLGYKQHA comes from the coding sequence GTGTCAATTTTGGTTGTTGGCGGGGCTGGCTATATTGGGTCCCATGCTGTTTATAAGCTTATTGAAAAAAATGAGCGGGTGGTTGTGATTGATAATCTTTCCACTGGCCATAAAAATGCGATTCACCCGAAGGCTGTATTCTATCAGGGTGATATCCGTGATAAAGTATTTCTTGAAAAAGTTTTTCAACAAGAAAAGATTGTGGGGGTTCTGCATTTCGCAGCATTGTCTCTTGTAGGAGAATCGATGTCCGCTCCACTGCCTTATTTTTATAATAATGTGTATGGCACACAAATTTTGCTAGACGTGATGAAAGAGTTTTATGTCAGAAACTTGGTATTTTCCTCCTCAGCTGCTATTTATGGAGAGCCGTCATTAATCCCAATCACAGAAGATGCTTTACCTCTTCCTGCCAATCCCTATGGGGAATCAAAACTAGCCGTCGAAAAACTTTTAAAGTGGTGCGACCATGCGTATGGAATAAGATTTGTAGCACTTCGTTACTTCAATGTGGCTGGAGCTCATGCAAGCGGTGAAATTGGAGAAGCTCATGATCCTGAAACTCATTTAATTCCGCTTGTATTGGAGGTAGCTTTAGGAAAGCGCAAGTATATTTCGATTTTTGGTGATGATTATAGCACGAAGGATGGAACGTGTATTCGTGACTATATTCATGTTGACGACTTAGTAGATGCGCATCTATTAGCACTTAAATATTTAATGCAAGGGGGAAAAAGTGATTCATTTAATATAGGAAGCGATCAAGGCTTTTCAGTACTTGATATTATTAAAGCAGCACAAAGGATTACGAAGCATCCGATACCTTCAAAAATTACAGAAAGAAGACAAGGAGATCCGGGCTGTTTAATCGCTTCCTCAGAAAAAGCGAAATCCATTCTTGGATGGAAACCGGTACGAACCTCAGTTGAAACAATGATTAAAGATGCATGGAGATGGCATCATCGACATCCTCTAGGATATAAACAACATGCATAG
- a CDS encoding SRPBCC domain-containing protein yields MEEKSTSVRREILVHVPIEKAWRALTIPGERNKWETKSCEIDLRVGGTAFFDYGWGVSYTAKIVELVEYEKMVLEGEDKHLTIWTLEQSGHMTKVTVEYTGIWIGDLGHMQMDNMAFGTYQFMRNFKTVMEEGRDIRGLFWKSWIGVLHRTYKGEEVQGVKVMQIVPDTPAEGFLQEGDIITSVNGNAITSYDDLEIIVTEATPEEVLVFEISRNAEKRMLKVQTIAYGQKLVK; encoded by the coding sequence ATGGAAGAAAAATCGACGTCAGTAAGAAGAGAAATCTTAGTACATGTCCCGATTGAAAAAGCTTGGCGGGCTCTTACAATTCCAGGTGAACGGAATAAATGGGAAACAAAATCATGCGAAATCGATCTTCGGGTCGGAGGGACGGCCTTTTTTGATTATGGCTGGGGTGTGAGTTATACAGCGAAAATAGTAGAATTAGTTGAATATGAAAAAATGGTTTTAGAAGGAGAAGACAAACATTTAACAATTTGGACATTAGAGCAAAGCGGGCATATGACAAAAGTTACCGTTGAATACACAGGAATATGGATTGGAGATCTCGGCCACATGCAAATGGATAATATGGCATTTGGCACTTACCAATTTATGAGAAATTTTAAAACAGTAATGGAAGAAGGAAGAGACATTAGGGGTTTATTTTGGAAAAGCTGGATTGGCGTTTTACATAGGACTTATAAAGGTGAGGAGGTACAGGGCGTAAAAGTGATGCAAATTGTCCCCGATACTCCGGCAGAGGGATTTCTCCAAGAGGGTGATATTATTACATCGGTTAATGGAAACGCTATAACTTCCTATGATGATCTAGAAATCATCGTAACAGAGGCTACCCCAGAGGAAGTACTTGTTTTTGAGATTAGCAGAAATGCTGAAAAACGAATGCTGAAAGTTCAAACCATCGCATACGGACAAAAGCTAGTTAAATAA
- a CDS encoding amino acid ABC transporter permease, producing MENILWEYIFDINLAIESFPYVIKGIGYTLIISLVSMFYGLMLGFLLALGRMSKNLFLQIPARTYISFMRGVPILVILFILYFGFPIIGIHFAALTAALIGFSLNSAAYMAEINRSAIAAVDKGQWEAASSLGLTYWQTMKNIIIPQAAKIAAPPLSNVLLDLIKSSSLAAMITVPELFQKAKIVGGRELDYMTMYILVALIYWGICSIITVFQNKLERDLK from the coding sequence ATGGAAAACATTCTATGGGAGTATATATTTGATATTAATCTGGCGATTGAGTCCTTTCCTTATGTCATTAAAGGTATTGGCTATACTTTAATCATTTCTTTAGTCAGTATGTTTTACGGGCTAATGCTAGGATTTTTATTAGCTCTAGGCAGGATGTCAAAAAATCTCTTTCTGCAAATTCCTGCTAGAACTTATATTTCTTTTATGCGAGGAGTCCCGATTCTCGTTATCTTGTTTATCCTCTATTTCGGTTTTCCCATTATAGGCATTCATTTTGCTGCTCTAACTGCTGCTTTAATAGGATTTAGTCTCAATAGTGCTGCCTATATGGCCGAAATCAATCGTTCGGCAATTGCAGCCGTTGACAAAGGGCAATGGGAAGCAGCCTCATCACTGGGGTTGACGTATTGGCAGACGATGAAGAATATCATCATTCCGCAAGCAGCAAAAATAGCTGCACCACCCTTGTCTAATGTTCTTTTAGATTTAATTAAAAGTTCGTCCTTAGCCGCCATGATTACGGTACCTGAATTGTTTCAAAAGGCGAAGATTGTCGGGGGAAGAGAGCTGGATTATATGACGATGTACATACTGGTTGCTTTGATATATTGGGGGATTTGTTCGATTATTACAGTATTTCAAAATAAGCTGGAGAGGGATTTGAAGTAA
- a CDS encoding CBO0543 family protein, which produces MNLCVIFTILYIIAAWKWGDWKHWRDYYPTILFLVIGDLLYQFMLHDYSMWEFVPVGLQQFNITHTHVAIMEMVFKYPSTILLYLGNFPNSRFKRIAYIGLWVIIYSTEEWFKMMQGSMIHVNGWSMHWSILFNVVMFTLLAVHHRRPLLAWVFSGLFIYFLFKAHDVPISIIK; this is translated from the coding sequence TTGAATCTTTGTGTTATTTTTACCATTCTATATATAATCGCAGCCTGGAAATGGGGGGACTGGAAGCATTGGCGGGACTACTATCCCACCATTCTTTTTTTAGTAATAGGCGATTTGTTGTATCAATTTATGCTGCATGATTATTCAATGTGGGAGTTTGTGCCCGTTGGACTTCAGCAGTTTAATATAACTCACACTCATGTTGCCATCATGGAAATGGTTTTTAAATATCCAAGTACGATTTTACTTTATTTAGGAAATTTCCCAAATTCCCGATTCAAACGAATAGCTTATATTGGACTTTGGGTAATCATTTACTCAACAGAGGAATGGTTTAAAATGATGCAAGGCAGTATGATTCACGTCAATGGCTGGAGTATGCACTGGTCGATATTATTTAATGTCGTTATGTTTACGCTTCTCGCAGTCCATCATAGACGTCCGCTATTGGCTTGGGTGTTTTCCGGCTTATTTATTTACTTCTTATTCAAGGCACATGATGTCCCTATTTCAATAATTAAATAG
- the def gene encoding peptide deformylase, which translates to MKFDSNYMITMKDIIREGDPILREATKEVALPLSEEDKEIMNCMLQYIKNSQNPERAKKYQLRPGVGLSANQIGLNKRMFAAYFTDEKGELHEYTLFNPKIISHSVSMIYLPDGEGCLSVDRTVPGFVPRYERIKVKAFNMDNEEVLIKLKGYSAIVAQHEIDHLNGILFYDRINKDNPFSLPENVSIKSVY; encoded by the coding sequence ATGAAATTTGACTCGAACTATATGATCACAATGAAAGACATTATAAGAGAAGGAGATCCAATATTAAGGGAGGCTACAAAAGAAGTAGCCCTTCCTCTTTCCGAAGAAGATAAAGAAATTATGAATTGTATGCTGCAATATATTAAAAATAGTCAGAACCCTGAAAGAGCGAAAAAGTATCAGCTTCGTCCTGGGGTGGGACTATCTGCCAATCAAATTGGACTGAATAAAAGAATGTTTGCTGCCTATTTTACGGATGAAAAAGGGGAACTGCATGAGTATACCCTATTTAATCCAAAAATCATCAGCCATTCGGTCTCCATGATCTATTTGCCGGATGGGGAGGGCTGTCTCTCAGTCGACCGGACAGTTCCTGGTTTTGTTCCTAGATACGAACGGATTAAAGTAAAGGCATTCAATATGGACAATGAAGAAGTATTGATCAAGTTAAAAGGTTATTCTGCGATTGTCGCGCAGCATGAAATTGACCATTTGAACGGAATTTTGTTCTATGACCGGATTAACAAAGATAACCCATTTAGTCTTCCGGAAAATGTCTCAATAAAAAGTGTTTATTAA
- a CDS encoding GNAT family N-acetyltransferase, with protein MDYFVRNMTEDIAKVVLDWRYEPPYDFYNSVVKEENMVELLEHGYLGVFDENDQVIGFFCTGSAAQVPVGHLHGVYREDFIDIGLGLRPDLTGKGLGYSFLLFILGYLETVFQNKRFRLTVAAFNKRAIHLYKKAGFHPFTEFDTDSGGFLVMVLEMKP; from the coding sequence ATGGACTATTTTGTCAGAAACATGACAGAAGACATCGCTAAAGTCGTTTTAGACTGGAGATATGAGCCACCCTATGATTTTTATAATAGTGTTGTAAAAGAGGAAAACATGGTTGAATTGCTTGAGCATGGGTACCTTGGAGTATTTGATGAAAATGATCAGGTCATTGGCTTCTTCTGTACGGGGAGTGCAGCTCAAGTACCTGTGGGACATCTTCATGGTGTATATCGTGAGGATTTCATCGATATTGGCTTAGGGTTAAGACCTGATTTAACAGGCAAAGGTTTAGGATATTCCTTTCTGCTGTTTATTCTAGGTTACCTGGAAACGGTCTTTCAAAATAAGCGGTTTCGCTTGACAGTAGCTGCTTTTAATAAAAGGGCCATTCATTTATATAAAAAGGCTGGGTTTCACCCTTTCACTGAATTTGATACAGATTCTGGCGGTTTTTTAGTGATGGTGTTGGAAATGAAACCTTAA
- a CDS encoding manganese catalase family protein, with product MWFYEKKLQYPVRVSTCNPTLAKFLIEQYGGADGELAAALRYLNQRYTIPDKVIGLLNDIGTEEFAHLEMIATMVYKLTKDATPEQMKAAGLGDHYVDHDKALYYHNAAGNPFTATYIQAKGDPIADLYEDIAAEEKARATYQWIIDISDDPDLNDGLRFLREREVVHSQRFREAVEILKDDRGKKKFF from the coding sequence ATGTGGTTTTATGAGAAAAAGCTCCAATATCCCGTAAGAGTAAGTACCTGTAACCCAACACTCGCTAAATTTTTAATTGAACAATATGGGGGCGCCGATGGAGAACTAGCTGCTGCCCTTCGTTACTTAAATCAGCGCTATACAATTCCTGATAAAGTTATCGGGTTATTAAATGACATCGGGACAGAAGAATTTGCCCATCTAGAGATGATTGCAACAATGGTTTATAAACTGACAAAGGATGCTACACCTGAGCAAATGAAAGCTGCAGGTCTTGGTGATCATTATGTGGATCATGATAAGGCTCTTTACTATCACAATGCAGCAGGCAATCCATTTACAGCAACCTATATTCAAGCAAAAGGTGATCCAATTGCAGACCTGTATGAGGATATTGCAGCTGAAGAAAAAGCACGGGCAACCTATCAATGGATAATTGATATATCCGATGATCCGGATTTAAATGATGGTTTGCGCTTCCTGCGTGAAAGAGAAGTCGTTCATTCGCAGCGTTTCCGCGAAGCTGTTGAAATTTTAAAGGACGATAGGGGCAAGAAGAAGTTTTTTTAA
- a CDS encoding ArsR/SmtB family transcription factor — MTDIYRALSDSIRRQILQMLSRREYTQSEIVECFTISQPAIKKHLNILEEEQLILVRKEGKYRYYRLNKESFEKSYSMLQKELELILDYKLMKLKNYLEEENE, encoded by the coding sequence ATGACCGATATTTACAGAGCCTTATCTGATTCTATTCGACGTCAGATTCTGCAAATGCTATCACGACGTGAATATACGCAATCAGAAATTGTCGAGTGTTTCACCATTTCACAGCCTGCTATAAAGAAGCACTTAAACATCTTAGAAGAAGAACAATTAATTTTAGTCAGAAAGGAAGGGAAGTACAGATATTATCGTCTGAATAAAGAGTCTTTTGAAAAAAGTTACAGTATGCTTCAGAAAGAGCTGGAACTTATCTTGGATTATAAATTAATGAAACTAAAAAATTATTTGGAAGAGGAGAATGAATAA
- a CDS encoding glutathione peroxidase — protein MSIYSFHADLSNGSEISLKEFKGNVLLVVNTASQCGLTPQYEGLEKLYQTYKDDGLKVLGFPCNQFGGQEPGTDEEIRNFCSVNYNVTFPLFQKIEVNGERAHPLYTYLKQQAPIDSNFKVSSNEYQESAKDSSDSSIQWNFTKFLLDREGNVVKRFSPDTKPEDIEEDIKKLL, from the coding sequence ATGTCCATCTATTCATTTCATGCCGATTTATCCAATGGTTCTGAAATTAGTCTGAAAGAGTTTAAAGGAAACGTACTTTTGGTTGTAAATACAGCCAGCCAATGCGGATTGACACCTCAGTATGAAGGTCTGGAAAAGTTGTATCAAACTTATAAAGATGATGGTCTCAAGGTGCTAGGTTTTCCCTGCAATCAATTTGGCGGGCAAGAACCAGGCACAGATGAAGAAATCAGAAACTTTTGTTCGGTCAATTATAATGTAACCTTTCCTTTGTTTCAGAAAATAGAGGTGAACGGGGAAAGGGCGCATCCCTTATATACCTATTTAAAGCAACAAGCTCCCATTGATTCTAATTTTAAAGTTTCAAGTAATGAGTATCAGGAATCTGCTAAAGATTCATCCGACTCGAGTATTCAATGGAATTTCACAAAATTCTTATTAGATCGGGAAGGAAATGTGGTAAAACGATTTTCGCCTGATACAAAACCAGAAGACATTGAAGAGGATATTAAAAAGTTATTATAA
- a CDS encoding YqcI/YcgG family protein → MVRLLKRSSMNLVKENWKKNAFLSFHDKMTDKERKFPCIPAFQGYVLDHLCYGFIRDPRVDGAVKETASFLKEYGQCSKELGEYTALILFYETPFDLKESISIETFEQIFWKLLNDVSTLDTKEWPRNVSADPDHFSWEYCFEGEPYFIYCATPAHKHRYSRYFPYFMLAITPRWVLNHFFNTNKTSEKITEAIRARLNKYDAVPPHPDLKWYGQKDNHEWKQYFLRDDETTLSSCPFHSRRGNGEK, encoded by the coding sequence ATGGTACGTCTGTTGAAACGGAGCAGTATGAATCTTGTTAAAGAAAACTGGAAAAAGAATGCCTTTCTATCGTTTCACGATAAAATGACCGATAAAGAGCGTAAATTTCCATGCATTCCTGCTTTTCAAGGGTATGTCTTAGACCATTTGTGCTATGGTTTTATTAGAGACCCAAGAGTAGACGGTGCTGTAAAGGAGACCGCTTCCTTCCTTAAAGAATATGGCCAGTGTTCTAAAGAACTTGGAGAATACACAGCCTTAATTCTATTCTATGAAACTCCTTTTGACCTGAAGGAATCTATATCTATAGAAACTTTTGAACAAATATTTTGGAAGTTGTTAAATGATGTGAGCACTTTAGATACAAAAGAATGGCCAAGAAACGTATCTGCAGATCCTGACCACTTTTCATGGGAGTATTGTTTTGAAGGAGAGCCTTATTTTATTTATTGTGCCACTCCTGCTCACAAGCATCGGTATAGCCGTTATTTTCCATACTTTATGCTTGCCATTACGCCAAGATGGGTATTGAATCATTTTTTTAATACTAATAAAACTTCCGAAAAGATTACAGAAGCTATTCGGGCGAGACTAAATAAATATGATGCCGTTCCTCCCCACCCAGATTTAAAATGGTATGGGCAAAAAGATAATCATGAATGGAAGCAATATTTTTTACGGGATGACGAGACAACTTTGTCATCGTGTCCGTTTCATTCAAGGCGGGGGAATGGGGAAAAATGA
- the kynA gene encoding tryptophan 2,3-dioxygenase, with translation MDGKNECALVNGGIHVDFTEDMTYGDYLQLDKVLNSQIRVSDHHDEMLFIIIHQSSELWMKLILHEVYAAKYAILKGDLEPAFKMLARVSRIQMQLIQSWDVLSTLTPSEYMEFRDRLGRSSGFQSYQHRLIEFAFGHKKENVLSVYKHQPHLYEKLLYELNQKSIYDASILALSKRGFKINKEMLERDWSQDYREDKSVEEAWLTVYRDVNKYWDLYELAEKLVDIESKQQQWRFSHMITVERIIGSKRGTGGSAGVEYLKRVMDHRFFPELWQIRTKL, from the coding sequence ATGGACGGTAAAAATGAATGCGCATTAGTAAACGGAGGTATTCATGTTGATTTTACAGAGGATATGACGTATGGAGATTATCTTCAGCTTGATAAAGTATTGAATAGTCAGATCCGGGTTTCGGATCATCATGATGAAATGCTATTTATTATTATTCACCAATCAAGTGAACTATGGATGAAGTTAATTTTACATGAGGTATATGCTGCTAAATATGCTATTTTAAAGGGTGATTTGGAACCTGCCTTTAAAATGCTTGCGAGAGTCTCAAGAATCCAAATGCAGCTGATTCAATCCTGGGATGTGTTATCTACCTTAACTCCAAGCGAATATATGGAATTTCGAGATAGACTGGGCCGATCTTCTGGCTTCCAATCTTATCAGCATAGATTAATAGAATTTGCTTTTGGACATAAGAAAGAAAATGTATTATCTGTTTATAAGCATCAGCCTCACCTGTATGAAAAACTTCTTTACGAGCTTAATCAGAAAAGTATTTATGATGCTTCTATTTTGGCTTTGTCAAAGCGCGGATTCAAAATCAATAAGGAAATGCTTGAACGTGACTGGTCTCAAGATTATCGTGAAGATAAAAGTGTCGAGGAAGCATGGTTAACTGTTTATCGCGATGTAAACAAATATTGGGACCTCTATGAACTGGCAGAAAAATTAGTAGATATAGAAAGTAAACAACAGCAATGGCGTTTTAGCCATATGATAACCGTCGAACGAATTATTGGATCTAAACGGGGGACAGGCGGATCAGCAGGAGTTGAATATTTAAAGCGAGTCATGGATCATCGGTTTTTCCCAGAACTGTGGCAAATCAGAACAAAGCTTTAA
- a CDS encoding methylated-DNA--[protein]-cysteine S-methyltransferase produces the protein MAKNTSPIYWTLLNHKDWNIPIAASGKGLVFVGFQHQPFQDLSAWVEKHFRGTPLIENHEKLLPYRNQLIEYLQGERKDFSLPLDYKGTPFQREIWKSLNQIPYGQTRSYSDIANAIGKPSSVRAVGTAIGANPILISIPCHRVIGKNGTITGYRGGWDMKIELLELERKHSVI, from the coding sequence TTGGCTAAAAACACTTCTCCCATCTATTGGACTCTACTAAACCATAAAGACTGGAATATTCCTATTGCCGCCTCGGGAAAGGGACTCGTTTTTGTAGGTTTTCAGCACCAGCCATTTCAAGATTTGTCGGCTTGGGTTGAAAAACATTTCCGGGGAACACCTCTCATAGAAAATCATGAAAAATTACTGCCTTATAGAAACCAATTAATTGAATATCTTCAAGGAGAACGAAAAGATTTTTCACTTCCCCTTGATTATAAGGGTACACCTTTTCAGCGTGAAATTTGGAAATCCCTAAACCAAATCCCTTATGGGCAAACTCGGTCTTATTCAGATATAGCAAATGCGATTGGAAAACCTTCTTCTGTTCGCGCAGTGGGTACAGCAATTGGAGCGAACCCCATTCTCATATCAATCCCGTGCCACCGGGTTATAGGTAAAAATGGAACCATTACTGGTTACCGCGGCGGATGGGATATGAAGATCGAACTTTTAGAGTTGGAACGAAAACATTCGGTCATATAA
- a CDS encoding transporter substrate-binding domain-containing protein: protein MGIVQKFIFAVLLAAIALVVTACGSSGENTADSASKWDQMKENGTIKVGTAGTLYPASYHDSESDQLTGFDVEVVREMAKRMGLEAEFVEMAFDGMLTSLNSGTIDIAANDISITEDRKEKFAFSIPYKHSFATAIVRKDDLSGIDTIEDVKGKKAAGEATTIYMDIARKYGAEEVIYDNATNEQYLRDVSSGRTDIIINDYYLQKLGIAAFPDLNITIHPDLKFETPDQGAGIIMKKDNNQLKEQIDQTLQEMLEDGTISELSKQFFGGDDVTKKPDLNY, encoded by the coding sequence ATGGGAATTGTACAAAAGTTTATTTTTGCTGTTTTACTAGCAGCTATAGCACTAGTTGTAACAGCTTGCGGAAGTTCAGGGGAAAATACGGCCGATTCTGCCAGTAAGTGGGATCAAATGAAAGAAAATGGCACCATTAAGGTTGGAACAGCTGGAACTCTTTATCCAGCCTCATATCACGATTCTGAAAGTGATCAGCTCACAGGCTTTGATGTAGAAGTTGTTCGTGAAATGGCGAAACGAATGGGACTTGAGGCAGAGTTTGTCGAAATGGCTTTTGACGGAATGTTAACTTCTTTAAATAGCGGTACAATCGATATCGCCGCAAACGATATTTCTATAACGGAAGACAGGAAAGAAAAGTTCGCTTTCTCGATTCCTTACAAACACTCTTTTGCAACAGCGATTGTCAGAAAAGATGATTTATCAGGAATTGATACAATAGAAGATGTAAAAGGAAAAAAGGCTGCAGGGGAGGCAACGACGATATACATGGATATTGCCCGTAAATATGGAGCAGAAGAAGTCATTTATGATAACGCAACAAATGAGCAATATTTAAGAGATGTTTCGTCGGGAAGAACAGATATTATCATTAATGACTATTATTTGCAAAAATTGGGGATAGCTGCCTTTCCAGACTTAAACATTACGATACATCCTGATTTAAAATTTGAAACTCCTGATCAAGGGGCCGGCATTATAATGAAAAAAGATAACAATCAATTGAAGGAGCAAATTGATCAGACTTTACAAGAAATGTTGGAGGATGGAACCATTAGTGAACTGTCGAAGCAGTTCTTTGGCGGGGATGACGTGACAAAGAAGCCAGACTTAAACTATTAG
- a CDS encoding bifunctional transcriptional activator/DNA repair enzyme AdaA — MIGLNNKPVSGIPDEKWAAIINNDTFYDDVFIYAVKTTRIFCRPSCKSRTPNKENVQIFENPSQAMAAGFRPCKRCNPLGQTPSEEWVTQMTDYMANNFSKAITLHTLADIFQGSPFHLHRTFRRITGKTPVAFLHQIRITKSKEYLLNTHRTIAEISTLVGLPNTSYFITLFKKKTGLTPTDYRKKYQSPKE; from the coding sequence ATGATAGGCTTAAATAATAAACCAGTCTCTGGCATTCCTGATGAAAAATGGGCAGCCATTATAAATAATGATACTTTCTACGATGATGTTTTTATCTATGCGGTTAAGACTACCAGAATATTTTGCCGGCCATCTTGTAAGTCCAGAACTCCGAATAAGGAAAATGTCCAAATCTTTGAAAATCCAAGTCAAGCGATGGCAGCCGGTTTTAGACCTTGTAAACGTTGCAATCCCCTTGGCCAAACACCGAGTGAGGAATGGGTTACTCAAATGACAGACTATATGGCTAACAACTTTTCTAAAGCAATCACATTACATACCCTTGCTGACATATTTCAAGGTAGTCCCTTTCATTTGCACCGGACATTTAGGAGAATAACGGGAAAGACACCCGTGGCTTTTCTCCATCAAATAAGAATAACGAAATCAAAAGAGTATTTACTTAATACGCATCGAACCATTGCAGAAATATCCACCTTAGTAGGTCTCCCAAATACATCGTATTTTATTACTTTGTTTAAAAAGAAAACGGGACTTACGCCTACTGATTACCGGAAAAAATATCAATCCCCAAAGGAGTGA
- a CDS encoding spore coat associated protein CotJA yields the protein MSNLQQQPSYLKAYEPFHGRFDPCRPIGVKFYSTPPNLYLGFQPPNLEQFPPEVALKKGTLWPALYDFYDNPYEAKGR from the coding sequence GTGAGTAATCTTCAGCAACAACCTAGTTATCTAAAAGCCTATGAGCCCTTTCATGGACGTTTTGACCCATGCAGGCCGATTGGGGTTAAATTTTATTCTACACCACCTAATCTTTATTTAGGTTTTCAGCCGCCAAATCTGGAACAATTCCCGCCAGAAGTTGCTCTAAAGAAAGGAACCTTGTGGCCAGCGTTATATGATTTTTATGATAACCCTTACGAGGCAAAAGGGAGGTAA
- a CDS encoding spore coat protein CotJB has product MAHPQLPQEYYDLLEQIQAADFVLVELTLYLDTHPDDVTAMQQFNQYVQYSKQLKQMYEERYGTLQQFGNSYTDANWSWGRAPWPWQV; this is encoded by the coding sequence ATGGCACATCCACAGTTACCTCAAGAGTATTATGATCTGTTAGAGCAAATCCAGGCAGCTGATTTTGTATTAGTAGAATTGACGCTTTATTTAGATACTCACCCAGACGATGTAACAGCGATGCAGCAGTTTAATCAATATGTTCAATATAGTAAACAACTTAAGCAGATGTATGAAGAAAGGTATGGCACTCTTCAGCAATTTGGCAACAGCTATACAGATGCTAATTGGAGCTGGGGCCGAGCCCCGTGGCCGTGGCAAGTATAA